DNA sequence from the Colletotrichum higginsianum IMI 349063 chromosome 10, whole genome shotgun sequence genome:
GGTCCTTGGAGCTTACGATATTGGCGAGAAGATCATTATCGTTCGGCGCTTCTAGATCCTCGTGTTTGGGCTTTTTATTGCCACGATAATCCTCTTTCAAAGCCATATCACCCGGGAACCCACCGCCATACCGATCGATACCATGGTTCCTTGACGAAGATATCTCTGGGCCCTCTACTCGACTAGTCTCGTCATCCTTTACGCAGCGTCTTCCGCGTCATCAAACGTCTGCAAAGCAACCGCGGCTATCTTAACTCACGCGAAACTTTTCTCTGCCTCTTCTATACGGTTCCTATGGCGACGATCATGCTGGTGTTCTTGGTCAGGTGTGTAGAAGATCTGGAACAGAAGGCTTCTATTAGCAGCAGAAAACCCCTAGGTCCAGCAACAGTTCTTGCACGGTGGAAAACTATTTCAACGTTAATTATCTGGGGAGAACTACTTGGAAACGAACAACTTTATCCCGGACGTCACAAGCCTAATCCACCAGGGCAGTACCATTACACTACTTGAAAGGCAGTAGGCCAGGCAGGGATTTTAAATGCAAATATCGGTGGTTTCCATTGTTGGGTCTCTAATCCACGATCTATGCTCGTCGTCAAGCAATTCGTACGTCTTCGCATACAGATTGCTAGCCCAAACGTCCAGCCACCACTGGCTACGAAGCTGCCGTAGGAGCATGCAGAAATGCAGGAAAATCACCAAGGCCTTCTGTCTGGACTCCCGCAGAAGTGGCAGAAAGTCGTCGGCAACCATGGCAATCCAAATAAAGACATCAATGATATCTTGCGGCTCCGAGCTCTCGTAGAAGACTCCGTATGATTTGTACAGCTCGTTTATGGCATAGTTGTATATGGCCAACAGCCCATCGTCCCTCTCCGACGCGTTGATATTGGCTTCCAGGTCCCCCAGATGAGTGTGGTGGCACGGGGCCTCTCTGAACTGGAATTGCGCGACCGTCCGGCTGATGATGGGTGCGATCAGTGGATTGTTGTTCGGTTCTCCGACCAAGTATCTTGTCCCGCAGAACAACACGATCCAGTCGGGGCTCTGTTCTGCGGAAGCCACGGACGCGTCGTGCAGGTATTGAGAATTGGCCAGCACTAGTGGTCGACAGGTCAGCTACAACTACATGTGTATTCTGTTCCGGAGCCACTAACCAATGTAAATGGTCAAGACCGAGAAAATGAACAGCGGCGCCTTGTTATCGTCTTGAACATGCTGCATCAAGCTGACGGCCGCCCGCGAGGACATCTCGTGATGGGCCATGGACTTTTCCAGCAGATTGTCTTTCCTTTCCGGGCTCAAGTATGCTATGTGAAGTGCCGATAGGGATAGTATGCTCCGCATGACATAGTCGCACTCAAGCCCCAGCTTTACGACGTTTATGCGCCAAAACTCGCGCAAGAGGGGATTCTCTGACAGAGTCTGGGCGGTGAAGTTACAGTAGTGATGGAGTAGCTCAAGATCGAGAAAGTTCAAGTCGCCGGCGTGTTGTGAGAGAGACAGCATTGGGTCCAATGACGGAGAGGACAAAAAGCCACAGGCAACGCCGTGTTTGATACAGTTCTTGCATGCTGGCCTCTGTTCGTCGCACTAAATGTGAAAGGTTAGCTATGCCGTACGCGGTTCGCCAACGTCTAAATCACCCTCCCACCGGCACGGCACAGCCGGTCCGGGATACAACGGCACTGGCACAAACACTCGTTGTCCCAGGACAGTTTTTACAGCCCACCGGTTGTGGGCATGATTGTATATATACACCCTATAAGCAAAGACCGGCGTGTACATACCTTAATCTTCCTAGATTTGCAGGTCTTACAACCAGTTCGAGTCTTTGGATGGGAACGTCTTGACGGGTTCGACTGCATATTCGTACTCGGTACAGGTTCGAAAGACGCGTCTTTGCGTGTGTGAAAGATCCCGAGAGTCGAGACGTCGTCAGGTCGATGCTCGGATGATCTAGGCCGGCATCTCTGCCGCAGGAAACAACCTCGGTGATGCTGATCGATCTTATCCAGTGGCTCAAGTATACAGGAGCATCAGTTGCATGTACGGTGTACCGTTGAGAGATCGGAAGACGGTTAATGGAGAGGGGGGCACAAACTGCAGCGGTCCCGCGGAGGGCCTTCGTATTTGTCGTCGTATTCGCACTTCTCGGGTGAGGTGATCTAAGGGGCTGGCTAGGCTCGACGAACAGGTGTCATTGGATACGTGGGCGCCACAATAGGCTTGTCCTTGTCTTGGATCGCCCGCTGATTTCTGCTGAGTCAGGAGCTCTCACTGTGACAGAGAGCAAGTTTTCCTCCTGCTTGATGATATTTTGTCGATAGGTTCCCAGTCTATGTAACACGTTGAAGCCCACCCTGTACCGCAGAGCTGGGTTCGAACAGGCGCTATGGGTATTGTACTAGCTTAAAGTAGATCTCAATTCCCGGCAGGCCCTCCTCTCAAACAGACAAAATTCTATTATCAGGCCAACCGCACAATGTTGTCGGTAGTCGCTGTGTAAGCAGCATACGCCATCGTCTAAGCGGCCTGAGATCGGCTTCAACATCCGACCACACCACCTCCCAGCAGGGCCTGTCGCGGCACTGAGTTTTCTCATTCGAAGAGTCTTTTTAGACTTGTAGTTCCCCAGACCTAGGACAGAGTTTTGCTGTCTGATCACGTACAAAAGCTTGGCATTCGCTTATCAtttgtgtgcgtgtgtgtgcgcgtATTGTATGTACCGCTGCCAATGAGTGTACGCTCCCGCTGACGACGGGTTTCAAGTAAGGCGGTGTCGTTGCCAGTACAAGTCTGAGCACTTCCCTGCCCAAACTTTTCGTCTACTGTGCTTGCACGCAGCGAGCCTCCAAACGGCAGGTGAACGCGACACCGTCGACAACGTGCACCAGAAAGGGTCGTTGACATTCGGGTAAAGTTGCGAGTCAGGGATATATGGCATGGCCGGCGAACTATTTCGTCTTAGTGTACTGGATGAAACCTTGGGCGTGACCGTGGTTTGATGTGGTGATTTGATGCAGCCTTCAGCAGCTTTGCGGCGTGCTATGGATCAAAGAGCGGGCCGTCGTGCAGGGCTGCTGCTACACGAAAACGTCTAATGTTTTTCGTAAGCCCCTAACTCCCCCGGCCAATGCAGATCCCTGACGGAGGCAGCAAAACGTACAATGTACACGATGATAGGCACGATGCCTGAGCGTCATGTGTTGGCTAGGATATGCTTACTGGCCCTAGTCACTGCGGCCCATAGTACGATCCGGGCTACTCTACTATTTCTGACAGCGGAGCGGACATACCGAGCTCGGTTGGATACCTATTGTGCCACCAGAGTTGTGATCTTGCAGCCTTAAATGGGCCTTTGATCGATCCGGGGCACCGGGACGGGGATCTTGGCCTTGGGCTGCAAGTCGGCCCGGTGATGGGTCATTCGATCTGCCAGGACAGGCTTCAATATGTTGGAATCGTCCGCCTTACGGGCTAAACTCTACAAGTCGTCTCATCGATATTTTCTGCTTGTCTCGTGTCTCTTGGGGACCACAACCATGCCGCTAAGAGTTTCCGAAGGAATCCGAGCCACCGGCCTAACAGATACACCTGCTTTCCGGAAACCAGCTCGGAGACCCGGCTAACCGGCACCGTTCGGCAATAGCGAGAGCCGATATCAGTCAAGCTTGAACATTTTTCAAGTTTAGGTTGTAACATCACCTGACAAACCATCAAAAGGGCAAGGCCAGGAAATCCCCTCGCGCCAAGTGTGGCATACAGAGAGAGCCCTGGCGATCCTGTCGTTGAAGAGTGTGTAGATAAGACGAAACACTGCTACAGTTTTTTACGAAATTGACGCGATGCTATGACCAGTCTCGGTCAGCGATTTATTATTTTCTATTGCGTTGCCACAATGAAAATGGTTCTGCCTCTGTGCACAATACGACCGGTGGCTAGAGTCGCTTGCTGAGCCCTAGTGGGGATTCATCGAGCGCACATACGATCGCTCATGGATCTCAGTGCTCGAGGTGTCTGGAGATCGTTGCGGACATGCCTCAGTTGGGAGAATGTCAGACCGAAGCGAGCTTAAGGTTCTTTTCGACCTCATTCACATGAACTGAAGGTCGTGTACTCAATCCACACTGCCGGCAATCTTTGCTTTTTGCAACGCAACCCACACACCCCGTCATTGTAACTGGATGACAGGGCTGTCACTCCTTGGAAGTGCGGGATGGCTGAACTAGCAAGCTGTCTGTCAGCCAGTACAGATGGGTCCTCACGAATCAGCCCCAGCCTGTCTGTTACCCCTGTTCGTGCTTGTTTCACTGTTGTGGGATTCTTTTCTCCGAGGCTGTATCTCCCCCTGTTGGTGAGGGGCAAGGACACTTTGACTAGGAGCTACACACTTGAGATGCCGCTGTCAACCAGTCTACTGGACTGGACCTAGTGGGTAAGCCTTACTCGATTTCCTTTATAGATTTGAGGTATTTCAGGCGATTAGAAAAGGTTCTGCTCTTGCTGTATTCTTTGTGTCACTCGGCAAAGTGAAAATCGCTTTGGCTCCTTAGGAACCGAACTGGTTCAACTTTCCAGGCACATGACGACATGGGTGGTGGGTGAATCATCTCCACCA
Encoded proteins:
- a CDS encoding C6 zinc finger protein — encoded protein: MLSLSQHAGDLNFLDLELLHHYCNFTAQTLSENPLLREFWRINVVKLGLECDYVMRSILSLSALHIAYLSPERKDNLLEKSMAHHEMSSRAAVSLMQHVQDDNKAPLFIFSVLTIYIVLANSQYLHDASVASAEQSPDWIVLFCGTRYLVGEPNNNPLIAPIISRTVAQFQFREAPCHHTHLGDLEANINASERDDGLLAIYNYAINELYKSYGVFYESSEPQDIIDVFIWIAMVADDFLPLLRESRQKALVIFLHFCMLLRQLRSQWWLDVWASNLYAKTYELLDDEHRSWIRDPTMETTDICI
- a CDS encoding Rta1 domain-containing protein, producing MQAGVGSKPVLGAYDIGEKIIIILVFGLFIATIILFQSHITREPTAIPIDTMSRHPLRSVFRVIKRLQSNRGYLNSRETFLCLFYTVPMATIMLVFLVRRSGTEGFY